In Phycisphaerae bacterium RAS2, the DNA window GAAGCGATCGCGCGCGGAGCAACGCCTCGCGCACGGCTTCCAGCCCTTCTCCCGTCGCGGCGACCGTGCCGATCACCGGCACGCCCAACTCGTGCGACAAGGCATCGCAATCGACGCGTTGTCCGCGCGCGGCTGCCGCATCCAGCATGTTGCAGGCAATGACAACGGGCATGCCGAACTCAAGCACCTGCGACGTGAGATAAAGATTGCGCTCGAGGTTCGACGCGTCGATCACAAGCAACACGGCATCGGGCCGCGTCGTGCCGGGCACGCGTCCCAGCAGCACATCGCGCGCGAGCTCCTCATCGGGCGACCGCGCCGAGAGGCTGTATGTTCCGGGCAGGTCAAGCAGCGAATGCGGCGTGCCGCGAAGAAGGCCTTCTCGTTTCTCGACGGTGACGCCGGGGTAGTTGCCGACTTTGGCGCGCAGCCCCGTCAGATTATTGAAGACTGTCGTTTTTCCAGAATTGGGGTTGCCCGCCACCGCGATGCGAATCGGCCCCGCATCGACTGACCCGTCAGCCGTCATTACTCGTTCCCGAGACTGACGCTCCGGGCCTCGCCCTTGCGGACGCTCAAGCGATAGCCGCGCACATCCAGCTCGATGGGATCACCCAGCGGCGCGACGCGAACCAGCCGAACCGCCGTGCCGCGCGTCAGGCCCATTTCGAGCAGACGCATGCGGACTTCGGGCAGGCCTTCCACGCGAGCAATGTGACCGGACTCGCCGGGATGCAGATCGGCCAGGCTTCGAAAGGTTTGGGCAACCATGATGAACCGCGCCTCGCTTCACTCAACGGGTCCGGGCCTAACCGGGCCGGAGACTCGTTGTAATTGAGACTCAATTTCAATTAAGCCTAGCAGCCGAAACCACCCCTGTCAATCAGGCGGACGCCGTCTGGAAGCAGGGAATTTAGAGGATGCGGCTCGATGAGATAGGGGAATACAAGATCGCCGGCAGGAAATACCGGAGCCGGATCCCGCCTGGGAACTGGTCCCGAATCGCTTATGTCATTGCTTGGGATTGGGTTACAGGCGGAAAACGAGACCCGAGCGACCGTCACGTGCTCGAAGGGGTGGGCGACGGGCGTGAACTCCCGCTGCCGTCATGGTCGATCCCCAGTCGCATCTTCATGACGCGGCCGACCTTGAATTTCACCGTTCGCTTCTGCGGGACTTCGACGCGTTCAAGTGTCTTGGGGTTCTGTGCCGTGCGAGCCGCGCGGACCTTGCTCTCAAACACGCCGAAGTCGCGGAATTCCAAGCGGTTGCCGCGACCCAGCTCATCAATAATATCATCCAAAAAGCCCTGAATAATGCGCTTTACAACCACGCGCTTCTGGCCGGTCTTGTCCGCGAGGCGGTCAATCAGGTCTTTCTTCGTGATCGTGTTCATGGCAAACACCTGCTGTCAGGGCGATTGGAGAAAGCAACCGAGTGCTCAATCGGTCTTCCGGTGATTTCAACAACTCACCGCGTCTCCGGGATCGAGCAACCGTTGCAGGATCACTCGGCTAGCCCCGGTCGAAACGCTTGTAACCTATCCTATAGCAACTAGTTGGTGACTTGCAAGCCTGACTGCGAGGCAACTTTGCCGGCAATGCGGTTGCAAGTCTCGCGGTACCACAAAGATAGGTGAATTCAGGCATCCCGGAGCGAATAGGGGGTTTTCCCGATTTTGGCCACTAAGCCATTGTCAACAATACATTTAAGCGAATCCTCGGTAGGCCTCCCAGGCCAGGTGGCGTACCCGGTGAGAATGACCTCTCGGCTGCTGTGAAAAATCCCGGAAACGCGACCAATCGTCGGGCCGCGAAGCGCGCCGGGAACCTCTCCGGTCTCGGCAGCAGCAACCGAGGGGTGCCACTTTGATGACACTATCCGCATCGGGTGCCCTTTCCGACACTCGATCACGAGCCAGGTCAACGCTTCCGCGAGCGGCTCGCCGACGGCCAGTGCGCCCGTTGCATCCGCCCTGCTCCAAGCCGCCGGGGCGTCGGGATGCGAATGGTAGAGGGCGGTGATCGGGTCGGCGGTCGATTGCGATTCAAACAGGGCGACGACATCGGCGGCGGAGAACTCGAAGCGATCGGGCCGAAGATCGATGTTCCGGCAGCGACGGACGCGCCCGGATTGATGAATCATGCCGCAGCATTCGCGCGGGTTCTCGGCGGCTGCGTGCTCGCAAAGCTCGGCAAGCGTGGAATCGGAGAGAATCATCTTCGTACACAGCGCCGAGCAAGCTCGGCGGCTAAACAAGACGTATCGGCACCCATCGCAACTTGTTGCGACCGGGCGCGGCGCGAGCATCCAATCTAAAGGCTCGACAGCACCGCGACCACGTTCGAACGGCTTGCGCGTCGCGCGGGGACAAGCGCGGCGAGCAGGCACAGCACGGTCGACAGGGCAGCGCTCGCGGCGACCAGCGCCCAGGGAATATGAAACGGCGGCTGGAAGCCGGACAGCAGATACGTCATGTGGTTGCTCGTTCGGCCAAGCAGCATCCCCAGGGCCAGGCCCATCGCGCTGCCAAGCAGCCCCAGCACCATTGCCTCACCGATGACCATTCGCAGCACCTGGCTGCGCGTGGTGCCCAGCGACCGCAGCACGGCAATCTGCCTGGAGCGGCTGGCGACGTTCGCCGCCATCAGATTGGCAAGCCCCAGCGCGGCAACGACCAGCCCGACGAACGGAATCGCCGAGAGCAGGAGCGTGACGCGGTCGATGTTGCGGTCGATCTGCTGCTTCAGCTCGCGCGCGGTGACAAAGGCCTTCGACGGGTAGCCGAGGCGCTCAAGCATTTGATTGACGATTCGTTCCTCCGGGCCGTCGCCGGGAATCGGCCCGGGGCCGAGCGAGAAATTCGGCCGGGCGCCGAGTTTCACGTCCGACTGGCGCACGACGGCGGGCGTGCCGCCGGCGACGCGCGAGGGATCGTTCGCGGCGAAGTCGAAGTTGAAAAGCATCAGCTTGCCGTAGCGGCGGCCGAACTTCGCCTGCGCATCGGCCTGTGTCAGAATCATTGCACCGACCGCGTAGAACTGAAAGTACTCGCTGGCGTTGAAGAAGCTGATGGCGATGTCCAGCCCGGGCGAGGCAATGACGCCGGCGATTTTGAACGTCGCCCTCGTTTCATCGACCCAGATCGTGATGCTGTCGCCAAGATGCTTGCGCCGCGCCTGGGCAAACTCGCGCGTGACGAGGGCATGCCCGCCGGCATTGAGCTTCTGCAGCGCGTCGGCTTCGTTGCCTTCCAGAAACGTGAGCTTGACGATCTGGAACCCTTCTTCCGGCTCGATCGCGAGGCAGCGCTGGCTGGGGTCCATCTGCTGCATGGCCCGGAAGATGCTTAAGCGGCTCGGTTTGGTGAAGGTGAACGCGAAGTCATCGGCGACGGTGAACTTCGTGATGCCCGGCATCGTCGCCAGTCCGCGGACCTCGTCGAGCGGCAGGGAGTCATAGCTATACAACAGCGCATCGGGGAACTCCTTGGGGAACTCCCATCCCGCCTTCACGCTTCGCGCCCAGACGACCAGCCCGACGATGAGCGAGAGGCCGACCATCAAGCCGCAGCAGACGGCGGCGGATCGAATTGGCGCTTTGTCGATTTCCTCGCCGAGCAACTGGGGGCGCAATCGCAGGGCGAGCGCGGCCACGCGAACAAAGAGCCTGCCGATCAGCGCGACGCAGATAGGCGCGAAAAACGCGAAGCCGGCGTAGAGCGTCATGAGTGAAGCGAGCGCCATCGCGTCGAACGCGCCCGGCGCATCACCGGCGTCGGTTGGAATGCGCGCCTTGATCAGCTCGTGCGCCGCGATGAGCGCCGCACCAAGAATCGACGAGATCACCAGCAGCCGCTGC includes these proteins:
- a CDS encoding DNA-binding protein HU; translated protein: MNTITKKDLIDRLADKTGQKRVVVKRIIQGFLDDIIDELGRGNRLEFRDFGVFESKVRAARTAQNPKTLERVEVPQKRTVKFKVGRVMKMRLGIDHDGSGSSRPSPTPSST
- the feoA gene encoding Ferrous iron transport protein A, which gives rise to MVAQTFRSLADLHPGESGHIARVEGLPEVRMRLLEMGLTRGTAVRLVRVAPLGDPIELDVRGYRLSVRKGEARSVSLGNE
- the macB_11 gene encoding Macrolide export ATP-binding/permease protein MacB, whose translation is MQHWLQIATRNWRARPGRAALATLAVALGVGVVAWVTCCYESVQRSVTHVVLEWIGRSHVIIEATEGVWAFFGEDVDSIAAQVPGVKATTVRTREYVYAAPPDRATGRAPSDDQFIRIEVTGVAPEKELTFRTYKLAAGRFLDPAARGEILVEKLIADEFKLGLGDTIFLRDNDPPGPPTAFKIVGLIDRRRASLNQAVMTWAALKDVQSLCTLPGKIKGVDIMLHDASLENIRATADVIRTRLAEREKKLKAAAGANGTIESLEVKTTEAQHQRLGAARGLLQFIMMLLGCVVLLTALFIILASMGMGVTEQITELGLLRCVGVTRMQAAVLVLCQTLPIGLIGTLVGLPLGLALQWITVQIASDYLGQMAISGWGLALAVAGGLGATVLGGAVPAVGAFLVSPVDATRPHATSAPQRLLVISSILGAALIAAHELIKARIPTDAGDAPGAFDAMALASLMTLYAGFAFFAPICVALIGRLFVRVAALALRLRPQLLGEEIDKAPIRSAAVCCGLMVGLSLIVGLVVWARSVKAGWEFPKEFPDALLYSYDSLPLDEVRGLATMPGITKFTVADDFAFTFTKPSRLSIFRAMQQMDPSQRCLAIEPEEGFQIVKLTFLEGNEADALQKLNAGGHALVTREFAQARRKHLGDSITIWVDETRATFKIAGVIASPGLDIAISFFNASEYFQFYAVGAMILTQADAQAKFGRRYGKLMLFNFDFAANDPSRVAGGTPAVVRQSDVKLGARPNFSLGPGPIPGDGPEERIVNQMLERLGYPSKAFVTARELKQQIDRNIDRVTLLLSAIPFVGLVVAALGLANLMAANVASRSRQIAVLRSLGTTRSQVLRMVIGEAMVLGLLGSAMGLALGMLLGRTSNHMTYLLSGFQPPFHIPWALVAASAALSTVLCLLAALVPARRASRSNVVAVLSSL